From one Suricata suricatta isolate VVHF042 chromosome 8, meerkat_22Aug2017_6uvM2_HiC, whole genome shotgun sequence genomic stretch:
- the SEZ6L2 gene encoding seizure 6-like protein 2 isoform X3: MGTPRVQHPPPPQLLFLILLSCPWIQGLPLKEEEVLPEPGSEAPTVASEALAELLHGALLRRGPEMGYLPGSDPDPTLATPPAGQTLAAPFLPRATEPGTGPLTTAVTSKGGRGAGPTAPELLTPPPGTTAPPLPGPASPGPPLGPEGGEEETTTTIITTTTVTTTVTSPVLCNNNISEGEGHVESPDLGSTASRTLGLLDCTYSIHVYPGYGIEIQVQTLNLSREEELLVLAGGGSPSLAPRLLANSSMLGEGQVLRSPTNRLLLHFQSPRVPRGGGFRIHYQAYLLSCGFPPRPAHGDVSVTDLHPGGTATFHCDSGYQLQGEETLICLNSTRPAWSGEPPSCLASCGGTIHNATLGRIVSPEPGGVAGPNLTCRWVIEAAEGRRLHLHFERVSLDEDNDRLMVRSGGSPLSPVIYDSDMDDVPERGLISDAQSLYVELLSETPANPLLLSLRFEAFEEDRCFAPFLAHGNVTTTDPEYRPGALATFSCLPGYALEPPGPPNAIECVDPTEPHWNDTEPACKAMCGGELSEAAGVVLSPDWPQSYSPGQDCVWGLHVQEEKRILLQVEILNVREGDMLTLFDGDGPSARVLAQLRGPQPRRRLLSSGPDLTLQFQAPPGPPNPGLGQGFVLHFKEVPRNDTCPELPPPEWGWRTASHGDLIRGTVLTYQCEPGYELLGSDILTCQWDLSWSAAPPACQKIMTCADPGEITNGHRTTSDAGFPVGSHVQYRCLPGYSLEGAAVLTCYSRDTGTPKWSDRVPKCALKYEPCLNPGVPENGYQTLYKHHYQAGESLRFFCYEGFELIGEVTITCVPGHPSQWTSQPPLCKVTQTADPSRQLEGGNLALAILLPLGLVIVLGSGVYIYYTKLQGKSLFGFSGSHSYSPITVESDFSNPLYEAGDTREYEVSI; the protein is encoded by the exons ATGGGGACTCCCAGGGTCCAGCACCCGCCGCCTCCCCAGCTGCTGTTCCTAATTCTGCTGAGCTGTCCCTGGATTCAGG GTCTGCCCCTGAAGGAAGAAGAGGTACTGCCAGAGCCTGGAAGTGAGGCCCCCACAGTAGCCTCTGAGGCTTTGGCGGAGCTGCTCCATGGGGCCCTGCTGAGGAGGGGTCCAGAGATGGGCTACTTGCCGG GATCTGATCCAGACCCCACACTAGCCACCCCTCCAGCCGGCCAGACTCTTGCAGCGCCCTTCCTGCCACGGGCCACTGAACCGGGGACAGGGCCTCTGACAACAGCCGTAACTTctaaagggggaaggggggcaggccCCACCGCGCCAGAGCTGCTGACCCCGCCCCCAGGAACCACGGCCCCGCCCCTTCCTGGCCCCGCCTCCCCAGGCCCACCCCTCGGGcctgagggaggagaggaggagaccaccaccaccattatcaccacGACAACTGTTACCACCACGGTGACCAGCCCAG TTCTGTGTAATAACAACATCTCTGAGGGTGAAGGGCATGTGGAGTCTCCAGATTTGGGGAGCACCGCCAGCCGCACCTTGGGGCTCCTGGACTGCACATACAGCATCCATGTCTACCCTGGCTACGGCATTGAGATCCAG GTGCAGACGCTGAACCTATCTCGGGAGGAGGAACTCCTGGTGCTGGCTGGTGGGGGgtcccccagcctggccccccgACTCCTGGCCAACTCCTCGATGCTGGGAGAAGGACAGGTTCTTAGGAGTCCAACCAACCGGCTGCTCCTGCACTTCCAGAGTCCACGAGTCCCAAGGGGCGGTGGCTTCAGGATCCACTATCAGG cctATCTCCTGAGCTGTGGCTTCCCTCCCCGGCCGGCCCATGGAGATGTGAGCGTGACAGACCTGCACCCTGGGGGCACTGCCACCTTCCACTGTGATTCTGGCTACCAGCTCCAGGGTGAGGAGACCCTTATCTGCCTCAACAGCACCCGGCCAGCCTGGAGCGGTGAACCCCCCAGCTGCCTGG CATCCTGTGGTGGCACCATCCACAATGCTACCCTGGGCCGCATTGTGTCCCCTGAGCCCGGGGGAGTGGCGGGGCCCAACCTCACCTGCCGTTGGGTCATTGAAGCAGCTGAGGGACGCCGGCTTCATCTGCACTTCGAGAGGGTCTCACTGGATGAAGACAATGACCG GCTGATGGTGCGCTCAGGGGGCAGTCCCCTGTCCCCAGTCATCTATGACTCGGATATGGATGATGTTCCAGAGCGGGGTCTCATCAGTGATGCCCAGTCCCTGTATGTGGAGCTGCTTTCAGAGACACCTGCCAATCCCCTGCTGCTAAGCCTCCGATTTGAAG CCTTTGAAGAAGATCGCTGTTTTGCCCCCTTCCTGGCACACGGCAATGTCACCACCACGGACCCTGAGTACCGCCCAGGAGCACTGGCCaccttctcctgcctcccaggaTATGCCCTAGAGCCCCCTGGCCCCCCAAATGCCATCGAATGTGTGGATCCCACAGAACCCCACTGGAACGACACAGAGCCAGCCTGCAAGG CCATGTGTGGAGGGGAGCTGTCAGAGGCAGCTGGTGTGGTCCTGTCTCCTGACTGGCCCCAGAGCTATAGCCCCGGCCAGGACTGCGTGTGGGGCCTACATGTCCAAGAAGAGAAGCGCATCTTGCTCCAAGTGGAGAT cctgaATGTGCGCGAAGGGGACATGCTGACACTGTTTGATGGGGACGGTCCCAGCGCCCGAGTCCTGGCCCAGCTGCGTGGACCTCAACCGCGCCGCCGCCTCCTCTCCTCTGGGCCGGACCTCACGCTgcagttccaggcaccgccagggccCCCAAACCCGGGCCTGGGGCAGGGTTTCGTGTTGCACTTCAAAG AGGTCCCAAGGAACGACACGTGCCCTGAGCTGCCACCTCCGGAGTGGGGCTGGAGGACGGCCTCCCACGGGGACCTGATCCGCGGCACGGTGCTTACCTACCAGTGTGAGCCTGGCTATGAGCTTCTCGGCTCGGACATTCTCACCTGCCAGTGGGACTTGTCCTGGAGCGCAGCGCCGCCCGCCTGCCAAAAGA TCATGACTTGTGCCGACCCCGGTGAGATCACCAATGGGCACCGTACCACCTCGGACGCTGGCTTCCCTGTTGGCTCCCACGTCCAGTACCGCTGTCTGCCCGGGTACAGCCTGGAGGGGGCGGCCGTACTCACCTGCTACAGCCGGGACACAGGCACACCCAAGTGGAGCGACCGGGTCCCCAAGTGTGCCT TGAAGTATGAGCCGTGCCTGAACCCAGGGGTGCCAGAGAATGGCTATCAGACGTTGTATAAACATCACTACCAGGCGGGCGAGTCTCTGCGCTTCTTCTGCTACGAGGGCTTTGAGCTCATCGGCGAGGTCACCATCACCTGTGTGCCCGGCCACCCCTCACAGTGGACCAGCCAGCCCCCGCTCTGCAAAG TGACCCAGACCGCAGACCCTTCGCGTCAGCTGGAGGGTGGGAATCTCGCGTTGGCGATCCTGCTGCCCCTAGGCTTGGTCATTGTCCTCGGCAGTGGCGTTTACATATACTACACCAA GTTACAGGGAAAATCCCTCTTCGGCTTCTCGGGCTCCCATTCCTACAGCCCCATCACTGTGGAGTCAGACTTCAGCAATCCACTCTATGAAGCTGGG GATACACGGGAGTATGAAGTTTCCATCTGA
- the SEZ6L2 gene encoding seizure 6-like protein 2 isoform X4: MGTPRVQHPPPPQLLFLILLSCPWIQGSDPDPTLATPPAGQTLAAPFLPRATEPGTGPLTTAVTSKGGRGAGPTAPELLTPPPGTTAPPLPGPASPGPPLGPEGGEEETTTTIITTTTVTTTVTSPVLCNNNISEGEGHVESPDLGSTASRTLGLLDCTYSIHVYPGYGIEIQVQTLNLSREEELLVLAGGGSPSLAPRLLANSSMLGEGQVLRSPTNRLLLHFQSPRVPRGGGFRIHYQAYLLSCGFPPRPAHGDVSVTDLHPGGTATFHCDSGYQLQGEETLICLNSTRPAWSGEPPSCLASCGGTIHNATLGRIVSPEPGGVAGPNLTCRWVIEAAEGRRLHLHFERVSLDEDNDRLMVRSGGSPLSPVIYDSDMDDVPERGLISDAQSLYVELLSETPANPLLLSLRFEAFEEDRCFAPFLAHGNVTTTDPEYRPGALATFSCLPGYALEPPGPPNAIECVDPTEPHWNDTEPACKAMCGGELSEAAGVVLSPDWPQSYSPGQDCVWGLHVQEEKRILLQVEILNVREGDMLTLFDGDGPSARVLAQLRGPQPRRRLLSSGPDLTLQFQAPPGPPNPGLGQGFVLHFKEVPRNDTCPELPPPEWGWRTASHGDLIRGTVLTYQCEPGYELLGSDILTCQWDLSWSAAPPACQKIMTCADPGEITNGHRTTSDAGFPVGSHVQYRCLPGYSLEGAAVLTCYSRDTGTPKWSDRVPKCALKYEPCLNPGVPENGYQTLYKHHYQAGESLRFFCYEGFELIGEVTITCVPGHPSQWTSQPPLCKVAYEELPENRKLEVTQTADPSRQLEGGNLALAILLPLGLVIVLGSGVYIYYTKLQGKSLFGFSGSHSYSPITVESDFSNPLYEAGDTREYEVSI, encoded by the exons ATGGGGACTCCCAGGGTCCAGCACCCGCCGCCTCCCCAGCTGCTGTTCCTAATTCTGCTGAGCTGTCCCTGGATTCAGG GATCTGATCCAGACCCCACACTAGCCACCCCTCCAGCCGGCCAGACTCTTGCAGCGCCCTTCCTGCCACGGGCCACTGAACCGGGGACAGGGCCTCTGACAACAGCCGTAACTTctaaagggggaaggggggcaggccCCACCGCGCCAGAGCTGCTGACCCCGCCCCCAGGAACCACGGCCCCGCCCCTTCCTGGCCCCGCCTCCCCAGGCCCACCCCTCGGGcctgagggaggagaggaggagaccaccaccaccattatcaccacGACAACTGTTACCACCACGGTGACCAGCCCAG TTCTGTGTAATAACAACATCTCTGAGGGTGAAGGGCATGTGGAGTCTCCAGATTTGGGGAGCACCGCCAGCCGCACCTTGGGGCTCCTGGACTGCACATACAGCATCCATGTCTACCCTGGCTACGGCATTGAGATCCAG GTGCAGACGCTGAACCTATCTCGGGAGGAGGAACTCCTGGTGCTGGCTGGTGGGGGgtcccccagcctggccccccgACTCCTGGCCAACTCCTCGATGCTGGGAGAAGGACAGGTTCTTAGGAGTCCAACCAACCGGCTGCTCCTGCACTTCCAGAGTCCACGAGTCCCAAGGGGCGGTGGCTTCAGGATCCACTATCAGG cctATCTCCTGAGCTGTGGCTTCCCTCCCCGGCCGGCCCATGGAGATGTGAGCGTGACAGACCTGCACCCTGGGGGCACTGCCACCTTCCACTGTGATTCTGGCTACCAGCTCCAGGGTGAGGAGACCCTTATCTGCCTCAACAGCACCCGGCCAGCCTGGAGCGGTGAACCCCCCAGCTGCCTGG CATCCTGTGGTGGCACCATCCACAATGCTACCCTGGGCCGCATTGTGTCCCCTGAGCCCGGGGGAGTGGCGGGGCCCAACCTCACCTGCCGTTGGGTCATTGAAGCAGCTGAGGGACGCCGGCTTCATCTGCACTTCGAGAGGGTCTCACTGGATGAAGACAATGACCG GCTGATGGTGCGCTCAGGGGGCAGTCCCCTGTCCCCAGTCATCTATGACTCGGATATGGATGATGTTCCAGAGCGGGGTCTCATCAGTGATGCCCAGTCCCTGTATGTGGAGCTGCTTTCAGAGACACCTGCCAATCCCCTGCTGCTAAGCCTCCGATTTGAAG CCTTTGAAGAAGATCGCTGTTTTGCCCCCTTCCTGGCACACGGCAATGTCACCACCACGGACCCTGAGTACCGCCCAGGAGCACTGGCCaccttctcctgcctcccaggaTATGCCCTAGAGCCCCCTGGCCCCCCAAATGCCATCGAATGTGTGGATCCCACAGAACCCCACTGGAACGACACAGAGCCAGCCTGCAAGG CCATGTGTGGAGGGGAGCTGTCAGAGGCAGCTGGTGTGGTCCTGTCTCCTGACTGGCCCCAGAGCTATAGCCCCGGCCAGGACTGCGTGTGGGGCCTACATGTCCAAGAAGAGAAGCGCATCTTGCTCCAAGTGGAGAT cctgaATGTGCGCGAAGGGGACATGCTGACACTGTTTGATGGGGACGGTCCCAGCGCCCGAGTCCTGGCCCAGCTGCGTGGACCTCAACCGCGCCGCCGCCTCCTCTCCTCTGGGCCGGACCTCACGCTgcagttccaggcaccgccagggccCCCAAACCCGGGCCTGGGGCAGGGTTTCGTGTTGCACTTCAAAG AGGTCCCAAGGAACGACACGTGCCCTGAGCTGCCACCTCCGGAGTGGGGCTGGAGGACGGCCTCCCACGGGGACCTGATCCGCGGCACGGTGCTTACCTACCAGTGTGAGCCTGGCTATGAGCTTCTCGGCTCGGACATTCTCACCTGCCAGTGGGACTTGTCCTGGAGCGCAGCGCCGCCCGCCTGCCAAAAGA TCATGACTTGTGCCGACCCCGGTGAGATCACCAATGGGCACCGTACCACCTCGGACGCTGGCTTCCCTGTTGGCTCCCACGTCCAGTACCGCTGTCTGCCCGGGTACAGCCTGGAGGGGGCGGCCGTACTCACCTGCTACAGCCGGGACACAGGCACACCCAAGTGGAGCGACCGGGTCCCCAAGTGTGCCT TGAAGTATGAGCCGTGCCTGAACCCAGGGGTGCCAGAGAATGGCTATCAGACGTTGTATAAACATCACTACCAGGCGGGCGAGTCTCTGCGCTTCTTCTGCTACGAGGGCTTTGAGCTCATCGGCGAGGTCACCATCACCTGTGTGCCCGGCCACCCCTCACAGTGGACCAGCCAGCCCCCGCTCTGCAAAG tGGCCTATGAGGAGCTCCCGGAGAACCGAAAACTGGAAG TGACCCAGACCGCAGACCCTTCGCGTCAGCTGGAGGGTGGGAATCTCGCGTTGGCGATCCTGCTGCCCCTAGGCTTGGTCATTGTCCTCGGCAGTGGCGTTTACATATACTACACCAA GTTACAGGGAAAATCCCTCTTCGGCTTCTCGGGCTCCCATTCCTACAGCCCCATCACTGTGGAGTCAGACTTCAGCAATCCACTCTATGAAGCTGGG GATACACGGGAGTATGAAGTTTCCATCTGA
- the SEZ6L2 gene encoding seizure 6-like protein 2 isoform X2: MGTPRVQHPPPPQLLFLILLSCPWIQGLPLKEEEVLPEPGSEAPTVASEALAELLHGALLRRGPEMGYLPGSDPDPTLATPPAGQTLAAPFLPRATEPGTGPLTTAVTSKGGRGAGPTAPELLTPPPGTTAPPLPGPASPGPPLGPEGGEEETTTTIITTTTVTTTVTSPVLCNNNISEGEGHVESPDLGSTASRTLGLLDCTYSIHVYPGYGIEIQVQTLNLSREEELLVLAGGGSPSLAPRLLANSSMLGEGQVLRSPTNRLLLHFQSPRVPRGGGFRIHYQAYLLSCGFPPRPAHGDVSVTDLHPGGTATFHCDSGYQLQGEETLICLNSTRPAWSGEPPSCLASCGGTIHNATLGRIVSPEPGGVAGPNLTCRWVIEAAEGRRLHLHFERVSLDEDNDRLMVRSGGSPLSPVIYDSDMDDVPERGLISDAQSLYVELLSETPANPLLLSLRFEAFEEDRCFAPFLAHGNVTTTDPEYRPGALATFSCLPGYALEPPGPPNAIECVDPTEPHWNDTEPACKAMCGGELSEAAGVVLSPDWPQSYSPGQDCVWGLHVQEEKRILLQVEILNVREGDMLTLFDGDGPSARVLAQLRGPQPRRRLLSSGPDLTLQFQAPPGPPNPGLGQGFVLHFKEVPRNDTCPELPPPEWGWRTASHGDLIRGTVLTYQCEPGYELLGSDILTCQWDLSWSAAPPACQKIMTCADPGEITNGHRTTSDAGFPVGSHVQYRCLPGYSLEGAAVLTCYSRDTGTPKWSDRVPKCALKYEPCLNPGVPENGYQTLYKHHYQAGESLRFFCYEGFELIGEVTITCVPGHPSQWTSQPPLCKVAYEELPENRKLEVTQTADPSRQLEGGNLALAILLPLGLVIVLGSGVYIYYTNPSISSLSQVTGKIPLRLLGLPFLQPHHCGVRLQQSTL, translated from the exons ATGGGGACTCCCAGGGTCCAGCACCCGCCGCCTCCCCAGCTGCTGTTCCTAATTCTGCTGAGCTGTCCCTGGATTCAGG GTCTGCCCCTGAAGGAAGAAGAGGTACTGCCAGAGCCTGGAAGTGAGGCCCCCACAGTAGCCTCTGAGGCTTTGGCGGAGCTGCTCCATGGGGCCCTGCTGAGGAGGGGTCCAGAGATGGGCTACTTGCCGG GATCTGATCCAGACCCCACACTAGCCACCCCTCCAGCCGGCCAGACTCTTGCAGCGCCCTTCCTGCCACGGGCCACTGAACCGGGGACAGGGCCTCTGACAACAGCCGTAACTTctaaagggggaaggggggcaggccCCACCGCGCCAGAGCTGCTGACCCCGCCCCCAGGAACCACGGCCCCGCCCCTTCCTGGCCCCGCCTCCCCAGGCCCACCCCTCGGGcctgagggaggagaggaggagaccaccaccaccattatcaccacGACAACTGTTACCACCACGGTGACCAGCCCAG TTCTGTGTAATAACAACATCTCTGAGGGTGAAGGGCATGTGGAGTCTCCAGATTTGGGGAGCACCGCCAGCCGCACCTTGGGGCTCCTGGACTGCACATACAGCATCCATGTCTACCCTGGCTACGGCATTGAGATCCAG GTGCAGACGCTGAACCTATCTCGGGAGGAGGAACTCCTGGTGCTGGCTGGTGGGGGgtcccccagcctggccccccgACTCCTGGCCAACTCCTCGATGCTGGGAGAAGGACAGGTTCTTAGGAGTCCAACCAACCGGCTGCTCCTGCACTTCCAGAGTCCACGAGTCCCAAGGGGCGGTGGCTTCAGGATCCACTATCAGG cctATCTCCTGAGCTGTGGCTTCCCTCCCCGGCCGGCCCATGGAGATGTGAGCGTGACAGACCTGCACCCTGGGGGCACTGCCACCTTCCACTGTGATTCTGGCTACCAGCTCCAGGGTGAGGAGACCCTTATCTGCCTCAACAGCACCCGGCCAGCCTGGAGCGGTGAACCCCCCAGCTGCCTGG CATCCTGTGGTGGCACCATCCACAATGCTACCCTGGGCCGCATTGTGTCCCCTGAGCCCGGGGGAGTGGCGGGGCCCAACCTCACCTGCCGTTGGGTCATTGAAGCAGCTGAGGGACGCCGGCTTCATCTGCACTTCGAGAGGGTCTCACTGGATGAAGACAATGACCG GCTGATGGTGCGCTCAGGGGGCAGTCCCCTGTCCCCAGTCATCTATGACTCGGATATGGATGATGTTCCAGAGCGGGGTCTCATCAGTGATGCCCAGTCCCTGTATGTGGAGCTGCTTTCAGAGACACCTGCCAATCCCCTGCTGCTAAGCCTCCGATTTGAAG CCTTTGAAGAAGATCGCTGTTTTGCCCCCTTCCTGGCACACGGCAATGTCACCACCACGGACCCTGAGTACCGCCCAGGAGCACTGGCCaccttctcctgcctcccaggaTATGCCCTAGAGCCCCCTGGCCCCCCAAATGCCATCGAATGTGTGGATCCCACAGAACCCCACTGGAACGACACAGAGCCAGCCTGCAAGG CCATGTGTGGAGGGGAGCTGTCAGAGGCAGCTGGTGTGGTCCTGTCTCCTGACTGGCCCCAGAGCTATAGCCCCGGCCAGGACTGCGTGTGGGGCCTACATGTCCAAGAAGAGAAGCGCATCTTGCTCCAAGTGGAGAT cctgaATGTGCGCGAAGGGGACATGCTGACACTGTTTGATGGGGACGGTCCCAGCGCCCGAGTCCTGGCCCAGCTGCGTGGACCTCAACCGCGCCGCCGCCTCCTCTCCTCTGGGCCGGACCTCACGCTgcagttccaggcaccgccagggccCCCAAACCCGGGCCTGGGGCAGGGTTTCGTGTTGCACTTCAAAG AGGTCCCAAGGAACGACACGTGCCCTGAGCTGCCACCTCCGGAGTGGGGCTGGAGGACGGCCTCCCACGGGGACCTGATCCGCGGCACGGTGCTTACCTACCAGTGTGAGCCTGGCTATGAGCTTCTCGGCTCGGACATTCTCACCTGCCAGTGGGACTTGTCCTGGAGCGCAGCGCCGCCCGCCTGCCAAAAGA TCATGACTTGTGCCGACCCCGGTGAGATCACCAATGGGCACCGTACCACCTCGGACGCTGGCTTCCCTGTTGGCTCCCACGTCCAGTACCGCTGTCTGCCCGGGTACAGCCTGGAGGGGGCGGCCGTACTCACCTGCTACAGCCGGGACACAGGCACACCCAAGTGGAGCGACCGGGTCCCCAAGTGTGCCT TGAAGTATGAGCCGTGCCTGAACCCAGGGGTGCCAGAGAATGGCTATCAGACGTTGTATAAACATCACTACCAGGCGGGCGAGTCTCTGCGCTTCTTCTGCTACGAGGGCTTTGAGCTCATCGGCGAGGTCACCATCACCTGTGTGCCCGGCCACCCCTCACAGTGGACCAGCCAGCCCCCGCTCTGCAAAG tGGCCTATGAGGAGCTCCCGGAGAACCGAAAACTGGAAG TGACCCAGACCGCAGACCCTTCGCGTCAGCTGGAGGGTGGGAATCTCGCGTTGGCGATCCTGCTGCCCCTAGGCTTGGTCATTGTCCTCGGCAGTGGCGTTTACATATACTACACCAA CCCCTCTATCTCCTCCCTTTCCCAGGTTACAGGGAAAATCCCTCTTCGGCTTCTCGGGCTCCCATTCCTACAGCCCCATCACTGTGGAGTCAGACTTCAGCAATCCACTCTATGA
- the SEZ6L2 gene encoding seizure 6-like protein 2 isoform X1 produces the protein MGTPRVQHPPPPQLLFLILLSCPWIQGLPLKEEEVLPEPGSEAPTVASEALAELLHGALLRRGPEMGYLPGSDPDPTLATPPAGQTLAAPFLPRATEPGTGPLTTAVTSKGGRGAGPTAPELLTPPPGTTAPPLPGPASPGPPLGPEGGEEETTTTIITTTTVTTTVTSPVLCNNNISEGEGHVESPDLGSTASRTLGLLDCTYSIHVYPGYGIEIQVQTLNLSREEELLVLAGGGSPSLAPRLLANSSMLGEGQVLRSPTNRLLLHFQSPRVPRGGGFRIHYQAYLLSCGFPPRPAHGDVSVTDLHPGGTATFHCDSGYQLQGEETLICLNSTRPAWSGEPPSCLASCGGTIHNATLGRIVSPEPGGVAGPNLTCRWVIEAAEGRRLHLHFERVSLDEDNDRLMVRSGGSPLSPVIYDSDMDDVPERGLISDAQSLYVELLSETPANPLLLSLRFEAFEEDRCFAPFLAHGNVTTTDPEYRPGALATFSCLPGYALEPPGPPNAIECVDPTEPHWNDTEPACKAMCGGELSEAAGVVLSPDWPQSYSPGQDCVWGLHVQEEKRILLQVEILNVREGDMLTLFDGDGPSARVLAQLRGPQPRRRLLSSGPDLTLQFQAPPGPPNPGLGQGFVLHFKEVPRNDTCPELPPPEWGWRTASHGDLIRGTVLTYQCEPGYELLGSDILTCQWDLSWSAAPPACQKIMTCADPGEITNGHRTTSDAGFPVGSHVQYRCLPGYSLEGAAVLTCYSRDTGTPKWSDRVPKCALKYEPCLNPGVPENGYQTLYKHHYQAGESLRFFCYEGFELIGEVTITCVPGHPSQWTSQPPLCKVAYEELPENRKLEVTQTADPSRQLEGGNLALAILLPLGLVIVLGSGVYIYYTKLQGKSLFGFSGSHSYSPITVESDFSNPLYEAGDTREYEVSI, from the exons ATGGGGACTCCCAGGGTCCAGCACCCGCCGCCTCCCCAGCTGCTGTTCCTAATTCTGCTGAGCTGTCCCTGGATTCAGG GTCTGCCCCTGAAGGAAGAAGAGGTACTGCCAGAGCCTGGAAGTGAGGCCCCCACAGTAGCCTCTGAGGCTTTGGCGGAGCTGCTCCATGGGGCCCTGCTGAGGAGGGGTCCAGAGATGGGCTACTTGCCGG GATCTGATCCAGACCCCACACTAGCCACCCCTCCAGCCGGCCAGACTCTTGCAGCGCCCTTCCTGCCACGGGCCACTGAACCGGGGACAGGGCCTCTGACAACAGCCGTAACTTctaaagggggaaggggggcaggccCCACCGCGCCAGAGCTGCTGACCCCGCCCCCAGGAACCACGGCCCCGCCCCTTCCTGGCCCCGCCTCCCCAGGCCCACCCCTCGGGcctgagggaggagaggaggagaccaccaccaccattatcaccacGACAACTGTTACCACCACGGTGACCAGCCCAG TTCTGTGTAATAACAACATCTCTGAGGGTGAAGGGCATGTGGAGTCTCCAGATTTGGGGAGCACCGCCAGCCGCACCTTGGGGCTCCTGGACTGCACATACAGCATCCATGTCTACCCTGGCTACGGCATTGAGATCCAG GTGCAGACGCTGAACCTATCTCGGGAGGAGGAACTCCTGGTGCTGGCTGGTGGGGGgtcccccagcctggccccccgACTCCTGGCCAACTCCTCGATGCTGGGAGAAGGACAGGTTCTTAGGAGTCCAACCAACCGGCTGCTCCTGCACTTCCAGAGTCCACGAGTCCCAAGGGGCGGTGGCTTCAGGATCCACTATCAGG cctATCTCCTGAGCTGTGGCTTCCCTCCCCGGCCGGCCCATGGAGATGTGAGCGTGACAGACCTGCACCCTGGGGGCACTGCCACCTTCCACTGTGATTCTGGCTACCAGCTCCAGGGTGAGGAGACCCTTATCTGCCTCAACAGCACCCGGCCAGCCTGGAGCGGTGAACCCCCCAGCTGCCTGG CATCCTGTGGTGGCACCATCCACAATGCTACCCTGGGCCGCATTGTGTCCCCTGAGCCCGGGGGAGTGGCGGGGCCCAACCTCACCTGCCGTTGGGTCATTGAAGCAGCTGAGGGACGCCGGCTTCATCTGCACTTCGAGAGGGTCTCACTGGATGAAGACAATGACCG GCTGATGGTGCGCTCAGGGGGCAGTCCCCTGTCCCCAGTCATCTATGACTCGGATATGGATGATGTTCCAGAGCGGGGTCTCATCAGTGATGCCCAGTCCCTGTATGTGGAGCTGCTTTCAGAGACACCTGCCAATCCCCTGCTGCTAAGCCTCCGATTTGAAG CCTTTGAAGAAGATCGCTGTTTTGCCCCCTTCCTGGCACACGGCAATGTCACCACCACGGACCCTGAGTACCGCCCAGGAGCACTGGCCaccttctcctgcctcccaggaTATGCCCTAGAGCCCCCTGGCCCCCCAAATGCCATCGAATGTGTGGATCCCACAGAACCCCACTGGAACGACACAGAGCCAGCCTGCAAGG CCATGTGTGGAGGGGAGCTGTCAGAGGCAGCTGGTGTGGTCCTGTCTCCTGACTGGCCCCAGAGCTATAGCCCCGGCCAGGACTGCGTGTGGGGCCTACATGTCCAAGAAGAGAAGCGCATCTTGCTCCAAGTGGAGAT cctgaATGTGCGCGAAGGGGACATGCTGACACTGTTTGATGGGGACGGTCCCAGCGCCCGAGTCCTGGCCCAGCTGCGTGGACCTCAACCGCGCCGCCGCCTCCTCTCCTCTGGGCCGGACCTCACGCTgcagttccaggcaccgccagggccCCCAAACCCGGGCCTGGGGCAGGGTTTCGTGTTGCACTTCAAAG AGGTCCCAAGGAACGACACGTGCCCTGAGCTGCCACCTCCGGAGTGGGGCTGGAGGACGGCCTCCCACGGGGACCTGATCCGCGGCACGGTGCTTACCTACCAGTGTGAGCCTGGCTATGAGCTTCTCGGCTCGGACATTCTCACCTGCCAGTGGGACTTGTCCTGGAGCGCAGCGCCGCCCGCCTGCCAAAAGA TCATGACTTGTGCCGACCCCGGTGAGATCACCAATGGGCACCGTACCACCTCGGACGCTGGCTTCCCTGTTGGCTCCCACGTCCAGTACCGCTGTCTGCCCGGGTACAGCCTGGAGGGGGCGGCCGTACTCACCTGCTACAGCCGGGACACAGGCACACCCAAGTGGAGCGACCGGGTCCCCAAGTGTGCCT TGAAGTATGAGCCGTGCCTGAACCCAGGGGTGCCAGAGAATGGCTATCAGACGTTGTATAAACATCACTACCAGGCGGGCGAGTCTCTGCGCTTCTTCTGCTACGAGGGCTTTGAGCTCATCGGCGAGGTCACCATCACCTGTGTGCCCGGCCACCCCTCACAGTGGACCAGCCAGCCCCCGCTCTGCAAAG tGGCCTATGAGGAGCTCCCGGAGAACCGAAAACTGGAAG TGACCCAGACCGCAGACCCTTCGCGTCAGCTGGAGGGTGGGAATCTCGCGTTGGCGATCCTGCTGCCCCTAGGCTTGGTCATTGTCCTCGGCAGTGGCGTTTACATATACTACACCAA GTTACAGGGAAAATCCCTCTTCGGCTTCTCGGGCTCCCATTCCTACAGCCCCATCACTGTGGAGTCAGACTTCAGCAATCCACTCTATGAAGCTGGG GATACACGGGAGTATGAAGTTTCCATCTGA